The Pangasianodon hypophthalmus isolate fPanHyp1 chromosome 20, fPanHyp1.pri, whole genome shotgun sequence genomic sequence GTCCTgtgtgtcctgcacagagccctgacctcaaccccactgaacaccttagggatgaactggaacaccgaatgcaccccaggcctccttgccggATATCAATACCTGACTTCTTgcactcttgtggctgaatgagcacaaatccccacaaccacagTCCAAATTCTAGTCGAaacccttcccagaagagtggaaattattataactgcaaaagAAGGACAACTCATTTTGGAATGCGATGTTCAATACttgggtgtccacatacttttggccatttagtgtgTAGTCGcatgcccttagacttccattataagagaattttgagtaaacaggttCTTTTCCTAATACAGAGAAATGTGTTAGAACTCTTATATGTGGtaaacacatatacactacatgcagtggatagagattaggttgaaataCGCCTGAATATTCCTTTAACCTGGGTTACATGGATACTATGGCAACGAGTTGCAAGCTTTACTCAGCTCAATATGTactatatgtactgtatagtaCCATACATATACATTGCACAGACAAGCCTATTATTAACCAAAACATCTGTAAGGAAAAAGACAAATGAAGGAATAAGTTGCATAAGGGACACCAGCTCTCCCATTTTTAAGGCAATGTGACATTTGATCCAACCTTTGCCTGTTCATACAAGTCCTGTATCATACGCACAGGGCTGATCCAGAAGAACACTAGACAAACCTTCATCTCGACAGTTAAATACAGGAACTTCACCGCCCATCCTTTACAATACTTACAACATTGACCCTCTAGGACCCTCCCGTTTTGTTTTGGGTATTCTGTCCACACTAAAATTCCAAGCAACACCCCAAACCGTTAGTGCTCTCCACACACTCGGGCACAGAGAAGTACAAGAACGTATGTGCTTTCTACATGATGATGCGAGGCTCAGGCACAGAGTCTGTGATGGACTTGTGGGGCAGAACGTTAGCACCGTTGATGTAGAGCTCGTCGCTGACGATCACGTCCTCGCCCAGAACAGTCACGTTCTCCATCCGCACCTGAAAGAGGAACAGGACAGAATGGAGTCTCAACCAAGTTCTTCGCttcttaaataatgttaaagctGTCACTGAATGATCGAGCATGTTTACATGTACAATATAATCTATTAACTGAAAGGAAAACAAGTCCGATGACATGTTTATAAGTACATGCAGCAGAGAAAACTCCAGGTCTAATACTTTATGTAGTTATGTGTTGATTTCAAATGATTCAGCTCTTTGAACGGATTCTTTCAGGTGAAAGGAAACTCATATATATGAACcgatttttatttccttttttggaTGCCAATTTACACCAGGTTCAGTGCTCAATATATACTCACTATACTCCCATGTTAATCAACATGAgctttctttgtcccacaatCTTTATATCTACCCACTCCTGTCTGTCacttcttttgatttttttttttttttggggactCACTGAACCTCAACTTTTATCTTGTAGCCCATCAACCTGCCAAAGATGAACCCACCATGACATAAAACCCAAATTTGCTGTACTTTTTTTCAATCTTGTGGTCTGTGGTGTTTAATACTTGTGTAGCTCTTTTCATTCCACTTCAGAAAGAATCAGACTACCAATATGCACactgttttaattaaatctatCAAATTTCTTGTATCCGCTTTTATCCAGTATCAGACGTCATAGTATCTGTATAATACATGATCacttaaattagatttttagtGTGCATGTACGTTCCTTTACTCCACATGTATGTAGCAACCTGGATTTAATGCTACTGTCAGGTCAGTGAACAAGGTCAGCTTCCACAAACACCTCTTCATCTGGCTCACAGCCTGTTAAAAACAGTTATGTCACATGGCTTAATCCATAACTGTCTTAAAATAGAAGCTGAAGTGATAACACATGAATGGGACGCTAACATTAGCATGAGGCAGGTGCAATGCAtaatttaaacacaataaagGACAAGTTAAGACCATCAGGTGTGTGCTGCTCCTACTCACATCTAAGTTGACATTAAAGTCCCAGTGGGGGATCatctaaaatattaacaataaaaacccaACAGAATTCACTGATCTGACTGATCCTTATAAGCATGGCTCACTATTATAATAAGCAGGCTTGACTGACAGCTCTATGTCCAAGCCTCTCAGCGTGCTACACCAAACAGgactacacacaaacatagaGAATCAGGATTGTTCAACATTActggaacacctgtacacctgcacattcatgcagttatttaatCAAGCTATAAaatgatacagatacaggtcaagagcttcatcagcaaggtgtttcagcctgcagaccctccgtgcacaggatgttttttgtttctcgcaccattctctgtaaactctagagactgttgtgtgctgaaaatcccaggaaatcagcagtttctgaactactcaaaccagcccatctggtaccaacaaccatgccacagttaaagtcacagagatcacactttttccccattctgatgtttgatgtgaacattaactgaagctcttgacctgtatctgcatgattttacacatttcgttgctgctacgtgattggctgattacgtaactgcataaatgagcaggtgtacaggtgttcctattaaaatggacagtgagtgtatatctcaTCCTCAGAAGCTCCACCCACAAGCCTCGGAGTGACTGATATTTTTTGtccacttttctggccacaagcttcagaatgcTGATGGCTGAAATTTGATTGGCTTTCGCTCCCTGTGGAAGACACTTGCAAACTCTCAAAACTGAAAAAGTCAATGGActcctttcttatttttttaaaaaaatgtgctcATTTGTATTTACTGGCAAGTAAACGAGAATCTCATGTGTTTGCTTTGGGCAACACTAACAACAACATTGCTAATAAGCAGCTCCTTTATTTTCAATGAGACCACAGTCCCATCCTCTTGTTTCTGTTGGCTCACAAAACTGAGGctcatgaattcacaggtcaaatgtcacctagataaagttggAGTTAAACAAAAGTTAAAGGCTTCCCCGTcttgtgtcctttccccttaACTCCCACATCGCAAATGCTACGACTAAACTGTAGATGTTGGCAAGAGATATTAGCAGAGTAATAGAGCATAGATACACCCTGCTTTGTAGGAGAACCTTGAACCTTTAGACATGATGCGTAGGTGCATTTTCCGAGATGGCATTAGTCATTAGATGGCATtggttggttaaaaaaaagcaatcaatCCCCATAGACTCTGATAACAGTAGGGAGCTACAGAGTTACAGCACGAGTTCTCACCCATTGTCCTACAGAAGAGCTCCAGCCCACGATGCATGACTCAAGCCAGGAGTGTGAGCGGATGTGAGCTCCCCTCAGCACGGTGCAGCGTTTGATCCTCACGCCGTCCTCCAACACCACACCAGCGCCAATGGTCACATTAGGCCCAATTGTGCAGTTCTCCCCGATCACTGCCGTTGGGTCCTGTACAATAAAGTGTTCATTTAAAAACCCCTCAGTGGTGTTGTTTtgttcaaaatgtaaaatgtttggaTCAGACTAGAATAGAACAATGAGGCCATGCTGCCACCTAGTGGACATAAGACATAGTTTGTTTACAGATTAAAATCTGCACTAAAGAAAAAGACCACTTGCAGTCTGTAGTGTGTACTTTTCTTACCACTAAGACGTTGCCGAGGAAGCCGGGTCCAGTGCGGAGCCTCTCAGGAGCGTTCTGCCTGACAGACTGCAGGTACATGCACATGCCAGTCAGGAAGTCTTTAGGCTGACCAATGTCCATCCAGAACCctggcccacacacacacacacacacacacacacacacacacacacacacgcaagagCAGGTTAACCAGATTAATCATGtgtgtgaagtgcttcagtcaTCCAGGTCATGATGAATATCTCAGTGACAGGATGATGTAACCTTGAAACTGTTTCACTACtagacattaaaatgaattaggGTTTGATCTTGGTATAGATAAAATAAACCTTTACATTAAGCCTTGTCTAAAGCAACGAAAAAAGTGGAatgaacaactttttttttttttgtattaatggAATAAAACTTTAATTTGCACCATTTTACTCTTACACTAAATCAACCAAGATTCGTTAGTCCGTTAGTTTAGCACTGAAGGTACAAGGCTAACAGATAAAAGAAGCTTATAACCATCAGTACAAGCATTTAGATGTTGCTAAACCATCACAACCTCCTTTTACAATATATTGGGGTGTTTGTAATCTCAAACTGACAAGCTCATGTCATTCCTGACACTGGATGATGTATAGTTATGTATAAAAACCGAGAAATGACAACGTTTGGTATCCCTCCATACCTGTATCAGACTCAGGTAGAAGACATGGGCCTTAGTTTGAAGGCAAGACTGTACAGTAGAAGCGATTTAGATGATAATTTGGCTTCAGTTGGATTTATAAATTTGGTTTAATACAGACCTTTCTTCTATGTAATGGGCCTGTTTAAGTACAGATGCTGTTACTGAGCCAAACAATGCCCtttgaggtgcagtgtgtataaTGCTAAACTGGGGGCCATACgcttttattactattattagattatttagattattattattattgttagattatttagattattatttaGCCTCACATTAGTCATCAGGTGTGCTGCCTCTATGACAGTTTATAAATTGAAATTTTCATAAACTGAAAATATCCGTTTATAAATCAGAAAGATTTGTTTTCTTACTAGTGATTTCTGCtctgttttgtctttatttgtctTACATTTAGGCAATATGTCAGGGCTGAAGGACTACACTTGGGTTAAGGGTTAAGGAGAACTGTGTAGATGGATGTTAGATAGATGTTAAGAGGGTGTGGGCTGATGTACCTTGAAGCTCCATGGCATAAAGCTGTCCCTCCTCAGCCATGACCGGGAAAATCTCCTTCTCAATAGAGGTGGGTCGCAACTGTGGGAAACCGCAgatagtgaaataaataaggaataagacacaggatgtgctgttaaaggaaaagaatCAATGAGGGAGTAGTGTGATCTGTAACCACTAAGAgattgatcattttccaatcaaagcatattttattcttcttttatataaatgaattcGTTCATTAAACACTTATCTTGCAGCTGGGACTGCTGTTAAAGctacttttacagaaaattaatcaacaccttctgaccaatcagatttgatcatttaacagcactgtggtataaagtaacCTGAGCTGGGTTGCAGCCTGACCTGTATTCTCCTCAGCATGCTCGGGCTGAAGATGTACATTCCAGCGTTGATTTTGTTGGAGACGAAAACCTGCGGCTTCTCGACAAAGCGGTGAATGCGTCCGGTCTCCCCCTCGTACACCACCACACCGTACTTCGACGGCTCCTCTACTTTAGTTACCTGTAACATTAgccatcatttcatttcagagtTACGGACAACTGATTAACTCAGAGTTAGACTCAAAGAATGAATTAAGATATTCACGTACAGAATACAGTTATACAGTAGCAGTTCGACAGTGCTATTTACCATAAAGTATACAGTATTAATATGTTCATCTAACATTCatacataaattatatatatataaaggaaaTAACCAGTAAATCTATGTGAAAATaagtaaatgcaaatataaatttaaaaaattaaataaataaataaataaatgaacgaataggtaaataaataaataaataaataacagatttatttattttaatgttttaatggaaAGGTCAGCCTCAGTGGCGAGGATTATCTGTTAAAATTTTCAGCACATGGTATGGCTCACAGAACATCTTATTCTGATGTGTGTTAGGGGAGGAAACAGTCCTTCCTACAGGTATGTCCAACTGGCTAATGTTTTTTGTCCACTTTGCTACATCATAGTtttcacaacatt encodes the following:
- the gmppb gene encoding mannose-1-phosphate guanyltransferase beta, whose protein sequence is MKALILVGGYGTRLRPLTLSVPKPLVEFCNKPILLHQVEALVKAGVRHVILAVSYMSDLLEREMRAQEQRLGIKISLSHEKEPLGTAGPLALARELLTDSDEPFFVLNSDVICDFPFEDMLKFHKNHGKEGTIVVTKVEEPSKYGVVVYEGETGRIHRFVEKPQVFVSNKINAGMYIFSPSMLRRIQLRPTSIEKEIFPVMAEEGQLYAMELQGFWMDIGQPKDFLTGMCMYLQSVRQNAPERLRTGPGFLGNVLVDPTAVIGENCTIGPNVTIGAGVVLEDGVRIKRCTVLRGAHIRSHSWLESCIVGWSSSVGQWVRMENVTVLGEDVIVSDELYINGANVLPHKSITDSVPEPRIIM